The following proteins are co-located in the Citrobacter freundii ATCC 8090 = MTCC 1658 = NBRC 12681 genome:
- the gcvH gene encoding glycine cleavage system protein GcvH, translated as MSNVPAELKYSKEHEWLRKEADGSYTVGITEHAQELLGDMVFVDLPEVGATVSAGDDCAVAESVKAASDIYAPVGGEIVAVNDALSDSPELVNSEPYAGGWIFKIKASDESEIESLLDAAAYEALLEDE; from the coding sequence ATGAGCAACGTACCTGCAGAACTGAAATACAGCAAAGAACACGAATGGCTGCGCAAAGAAGCTGACGGCTCTTACACCGTTGGTATCACCGAACACGCTCAGGAGCTGTTAGGTGACATGGTTTTCGTTGACCTGCCTGAAGTTGGCGCAACCGTCAGCGCGGGCGATGACTGCGCCGTTGCGGAGTCCGTAAAAGCGGCATCCGATATCTATGCGCCAGTAGGTGGTGAGATTGTGGCGGTTAACGACGCGCTCAGCGACTCCCCGGAACTGGTCAACAGCGAGCCGTATGCGGGCGGCTGGATTTTCAAAATCAAAGCCAGCGATGAAAGCGAAATTGAATCGCTGCTGGATGCGGCCGCATATGAAGCATTGTTAGAAGACGAGTAA
- the gcvT gene encoding glycine cleavage system aminomethyltransferase GcvT gives MAQQTPLYEQHTLCGARMVDFHGWMMPLHYGSQLDEHHAVRTDAGMFDVSHMTIVDLRGSRTREFLRYLLANDVAKLTKTGKALYSGMLNASGGVIDDLIVYYFTEDFFRLVVNSATREKDLSWITQHAEPYAIDITVRDDLSLIAVQGPNAQEKAATLFTDEQRQAVAGMKPFFGVQAGDLFIATTGYTGEAGYEIAMPNEKAADFWRALVQAGVKPCGLGARDTLRLEAGMNLYGQEMDEGISPLAANMGWTIAWEPADRDFIGREALEMQREKGHEQLVGLVMTEKGVLRNELPVRFTDASGNQQEGIITSGTFSPTLGYSIALARVPAGIGETAIVQIRNREMPVKVTKPVFVRNGKAVA, from the coding sequence ATGGCTCAACAGACTCCTTTGTACGAACAACACACGCTATGTGGCGCGCGCATGGTCGATTTCCATGGCTGGATGATGCCACTGCATTACGGTTCTCAGCTCGATGAACACCATGCTGTTCGCACCGATGCCGGAATGTTTGATGTGTCGCATATGACCATCGTCGACCTGCGCGGTAGCCGCACCCGGGAGTTCTTGCGTTATCTGCTGGCAAACGACGTCGCAAAGCTAACGAAGACGGGTAAAGCCCTCTACTCCGGTATGCTTAACGCTTCGGGCGGCGTGATAGATGACCTGATTGTCTACTACTTCACTGAAGACTTCTTCCGCCTCGTTGTAAACTCCGCCACCCGCGAAAAAGACCTCTCCTGGATTACCCAACACGCTGAACCTTACGCCATCGACATCACCGTTCGTGACGACCTGTCGCTGATTGCGGTACAGGGTCCAAACGCACAGGAAAAAGCAGCTACGTTGTTTACTGACGAGCAGCGTCAGGCGGTAGCAGGCATGAAGCCGTTCTTCGGCGTTCAGGCGGGCGACTTGTTTATCGCAACCACCGGTTATACCGGCGAAGCAGGCTATGAAATTGCCATGCCGAATGAAAAAGCGGCAGATTTCTGGCGTGCGCTGGTACAGGCTGGTGTCAAACCCTGCGGTCTCGGCGCACGTGACACGCTGCGTCTGGAAGCCGGTATGAACCTGTACGGTCAGGAGATGGACGAAGGCATTTCTCCGCTGGCGGCCAACATGGGCTGGACCATCGCATGGGAACCGGCTGACCGCGACTTTATCGGTCGTGAAGCGTTGGAAATGCAGCGTGAAAAAGGCCACGAACAACTGGTCGGGCTGGTGATGACCGAGAAAGGCGTGCTGCGTAATGAACTGCCGGTGCGCTTCACCGATGCTTCCGGCAACCAGCAGGAAGGCATTATCACCAGCGGGACATTCTCCCCAACTCTTGGTTACAGCATCGCGTTGGCGCGTGTCCCTGCGGGTATCGGCGAAACTGCGATCGTGCAGATCCGTAACCGCGAAATGCCGGTAAAAGTGACTAAACCTGTTTTTGTGCGTAACGGCAAAGCCGTCGCGTAA
- the ubiI gene encoding FAD-dependent 2-octaprenylphenol hydroxylase has product MQSVDVAIVGGGMVGLAVACGLQGSGLRVAVLEQHVPQPLAADAPPQLRVSAINAASEKLLTRLGVWSDIVARRACCYHGMEVWDKDSFGRIAFDDQSMGYSHLGHIVENSEIHYALWQKAQRSADITLMAPAELQQVAWGENEAFLTLKDGAMLTARLVVGADGANSWLRNKADIPLTFWDYRHHALVATIRTQEAHGAVARQAFHGEGILAFLPLSDPHLCSIVWSLSPQEAERMQQASVDEFNQALNIAFDNRLGLCSLESERQAFPLTGRYARQFAAHRLALVGDAAHTIHPLAGQGVNLGFMDAAELIDELKRLQRQGKDIGQYLYLRRYERSRKHSAALMLAGMQGFRELFAGENPAKKLLRDIGLKLADTLPGVKPQLIRQAMGLNDLPEWLR; this is encoded by the coding sequence GTGCAAAGTGTTGATGTAGCAATTGTTGGTGGCGGCATGGTAGGACTGGCGGTTGCCTGCGGCTTACAGGGCAGCGGGTTGCGCGTTGCTGTATTAGAACAACATGTTCCGCAGCCGTTGGCGGCGGATGCACCTCCTCAGCTTCGTGTTTCGGCCATTAATGCCGCCAGCGAAAAACTGCTTACCCGTCTTGGTGTCTGGTCCGACATTGTTGCCCGTCGCGCTTGCTGCTACCACGGCATGGAAGTCTGGGACAAAGACAGCTTTGGACGTATTGCGTTTGATGACCAGAGCATGGGCTACAGCCATTTGGGGCACATTGTCGAAAACTCAGAGATTCATTATGCGCTGTGGCAAAAGGCGCAGCGTTCAGCGGATATTACGCTGATGGCACCCGCTGAATTACAGCAGGTGGCCTGGGGGGAGAACGAAGCATTTCTGACCCTGAAAGATGGCGCAATGCTGACGGCCCGCCTGGTCGTCGGTGCTGATGGTGCTAACTCCTGGCTGCGCAACAAAGCGGATATTCCGCTCACCTTCTGGGATTATCGTCATCATGCGCTGGTGGCGACTATCCGTACGCAGGAAGCGCACGGTGCGGTTGCGCGTCAGGCGTTTCACGGCGAGGGGATCCTGGCATTCCTGCCGCTCAGCGATCCACACCTGTGTTCTATCGTCTGGTCGCTCTCGCCGCAGGAAGCAGAACGTATGCAGCAGGCAAGCGTTGACGAGTTTAATCAGGCGCTGAATATCGCTTTTGATAATCGTCTGGGGCTGTGCAGCCTTGAAAGCGAACGTCAGGCGTTTCCGCTGACGGGACGTTATGCCCGTCAGTTCGCCGCCCATCGTCTGGCGCTGGTGGGGGATGCGGCGCATACCATCCACCCGCTGGCGGGTCAGGGGGTTAACCTTGGCTTTATGGATGCGGCGGAGCTGATCGATGAACTTAAGCGGCTACAACGTCAGGGTAAAGATATTGGGCAGTATCTCTATTTACGCCGCTACGAACGCAGCCGTAAGCACAGCGCAGCGCTGATGCTGGCAGGGATGCAGGGTTTCCGTGAACTGTTTGCAGGCGAGAATCCGGCGAAAAAACTGCTACGCGATATTGGGCTGAAACTGGCCGATACCCTCCCGGGCGTAAAACCACAACTCATCCGTCAGGCGATGGGACTGAACGATCTTCCCGAGTGGTTACGTTAG
- the ubiH gene encoding 2-octaprenyl-6-methoxyphenyl hydroxylase — protein MSVIIVGGGMVGATLALAISQLSHGTLPVHLIEASEPETDRHPGFDARAIALAAGTCQQLARIGVWQAIADCATAIKTVHVSDRGHAGFVTLDAQEYRIPALGQVVELHDVGLRLFALLRKAPGVTLHCPDRVASVSRTQERVEVTLENGEVIDGRLLVAADGTRSALATACGVDWLQQPYEQLAVIANVTTSVPHDGRAFERFTQYGPLAMLPMSDGRCSLVWCHPLEQRDEIMAWSDEQFCRELQTAFGWRLGRITQAGKRSAYPLSLTTALKAITHRTVLVGNAAQTLHPIAGQGFNLGLRDVMSLAETLTQAENGAEDVGDYAVLARYQQRRESDRDTTIGVTNNLVYLFANHWAPLVVGRNAGLMAMELFPPARDALAERTLGWVAR, from the coding sequence ATGAGCGTGATTATCGTTGGTGGTGGTATGGTTGGCGCGACGCTGGCGTTGGCCATTTCTCAGCTCAGCCATGGGACTCTGCCGGTTCATCTGATAGAAGCGAGCGAACCTGAAACTGACCGCCATCCCGGGTTTGATGCCAGGGCGATCGCTCTGGCGGCAGGAACCTGCCAACAGCTGGCGCGAATTGGCGTATGGCAGGCGATTGCCGATTGCGCAACGGCCATTAAAACGGTTCACGTCAGCGATCGCGGTCATGCCGGATTTGTGACGCTGGATGCGCAGGAATACCGTATTCCGGCTCTGGGCCAGGTGGTAGAACTGCACGACGTCGGGCTGCGTCTGTTTGCGCTGCTGCGCAAAGCGCCGGGCGTCACATTGCACTGCCCCGATCGCGTAGCCAGCGTGTCGCGCACACAGGAGCGCGTAGAAGTTACGCTTGAAAATGGCGAAGTGATTGATGGTCGCCTGCTGGTGGCCGCCGACGGTACGCGCTCCGCACTGGCTACCGCCTGCGGTGTTGACTGGCTGCAACAGCCTTATGAGCAACTGGCGGTAATTGCCAACGTCACGACCTCTGTACCGCACGACGGGCGAGCGTTTGAACGCTTCACGCAATATGGTCCGCTGGCAATGCTGCCGATGTCTGACGGTCGCTGCTCGCTGGTGTGGTGCCATCCGCTGGAGCAGCGTGATGAGATTATGGCCTGGTCCGACGAACAGTTTTGCCGTGAACTACAAACCGCTTTTGGCTGGCGACTGGGACGTATTACCCAGGCCGGTAAACGCAGCGCCTACCCGCTTTCGTTAACTACAGCGCTGAAGGCGATTACCCATCGTACCGTGCTGGTAGGGAACGCCGCCCAGACGCTGCATCCCATTGCCGGGCAAGGTTTCAACCTGGGCCTGCGTGACGTAATGAGCCTGGCTGAGACGTTGACGCAGGCGGAAAACGGCGCGGAAGATGTGGGTGATTATGCGGTGCTGGCACGCTATCAGCAGCGCCGCGAAAGCGATCGTGATACGACGATTGGTGTGACCAATAATTTAGTGTATTTGTTTGCCAATCACTGGGCCCCGCTGGTTGTTGGGCGTAATGCCGGGCTGATGGCGATGGAATTATTCCCCCCTGCGCGCGATGCGCTGGCGGAGCGGACCCTGGGCTGGGTTGCGCGCTAA
- the pepP gene encoding Xaa-Pro aminopeptidase, with amino-acid sequence MSEISQQEFQRRRQALLAQMQPGSAALIFAAPEATRSADSEYPYRQSSDFWYFTGFNEPEAVLVLIKSDDTHNHSVLFNRVRDLTAEIWFGRRLGQDAAPAKLGVDRALAFSEINQQLHLLLNGLDAVYHAQDEYAWADEIVCTALDKLRKGSRQNLHAPAAIIDWRPMVHEMRLFKSPEEIAVMRRAGEITALAHTRAMEKCRPGMFEYQLEGEIHHEFTRHGARYPSYNTIVGSGENGCILHYTENESEMRDGDLVLIDAGCEYKGYAGDITRTFPVNGKFTPAQREIYDIVLESLETSLRLYRPGTSIQEVTGEVVRIMITGLVKLGILHGDVDQLITENAHRPFFMHGLSHWLGLDVHDVGVYGQDRSRILEPGMVLTVEPGLYIAPDADVPPAYRGIGIRIEDDILITEDGNENLTASVVKKADDIEALMAAARLQ; translated from the coding sequence ATGAGCGAGATATCTCAGCAAGAATTCCAGCGTCGTCGCCAGGCTTTACTGGCACAAATGCAGCCCGGCAGCGCCGCGCTGATTTTTGCCGCGCCTGAAGCGACGCGCAGCGCGGACAGTGAATACCCGTACCGCCAAAGCAGTGATTTCTGGTACTTCACCGGTTTTAACGAACCTGAAGCCGTGCTGGTGCTGATTAAAAGCGATGACACTCATAACCATAGCGTTTTGTTCAATCGGGTTCGCGATCTGACGGCGGAGATCTGGTTTGGTCGCCGTCTGGGCCAGGATGCTGCCCCGGCAAAACTTGGCGTTGACAGGGCGCTGGCCTTCAGTGAAATCAACCAACAGCTGCACCTGTTGCTCAATGGCCTGGACGCGGTGTACCACGCGCAGGACGAATATGCCTGGGCCGACGAGATTGTGTGCACGGCACTGGATAAACTGCGTAAAGGCTCCAGACAAAATCTGCACGCACCTGCCGCGATTATCGACTGGCGTCCAATGGTGCATGAGATGCGCCTGTTCAAATCACCGGAAGAGATTGCGGTCATGCGTCGTGCCGGAGAAATCACCGCGCTGGCGCATACCCGTGCGATGGAAAAATGCCGTCCGGGAATGTTTGAATACCAGTTAGAAGGGGAGATTCACCACGAATTTACCCGCCATGGTGCGCGTTATCCGTCCTATAACACGATTGTCGGCAGCGGTGAAAACGGCTGTATCCTGCATTACACCGAAAATGAAAGTGAAATGCGCGATGGCGATTTGGTGCTGATCGACGCTGGCTGTGAATACAAAGGCTATGCGGGCGACATTACGCGTACCTTTCCGGTAAATGGCAAATTTACCCCAGCACAGCGTGAAATCTACGATATCGTGCTGGAATCCTTAGAAACCAGCCTGCGTCTGTATCGTCCCGGAACGTCCATTCAGGAAGTCACTGGTGAAGTGGTGCGCATCATGATTACGGGTCTGGTGAAACTCGGTATTTTGCACGGTGATGTCGATCAGTTGATTACCGAAAATGCACATCGCCCATTCTTTATGCATGGTCTAAGCCACTGGCTTGGGCTGGATGTGCACGACGTCGGCGTTTATGGTCAGGACCGCTCACGTATTCTTGAGCCGGGAATGGTGCTCACCGTCGAGCCGGGACTGTATATCGCGCCAGACGCCGATGTACCGCCGGCTTATCGTGGTATCGGCATTCGTATTGAGGATGACATCCTCATCACCGAGGACGGCAATGAAAACCTGACCGCCAGCGTAGTGAAGAAAGCGGATGACATTGAAGCCTTAATGGCTGCGGCGCGACTGCAATGA
- a CDS encoding YecA family protein, protein MSIQNEMPGYNEVSQFLNQQGAGLTPAEMHGLISGMICGGNNDSSWQPLLHDLTNEGLAFGHELAQALLKMHSATSDALEDDGFLFQLYLPEGDDVSVFDRADALAGWVNHFLLGLGVTQPKLDKVTGETGEAIDDLRNIAQLGYDEDEDQEELEMSLEEIIEYVRVAALLCHDTFTRQQPTAPEVRKPTLH, encoded by the coding sequence ATGTCTATACAGAACGAAATGCCTGGTTACAACGAAGTTAGCCAGTTTTTGAACCAACAAGGGGCTGGATTAACCCCGGCCGAAATGCACGGCTTGATAAGCGGAATGATTTGTGGTGGAAACAACGACAGCTCATGGCAGCCGCTGTTGCACGACCTGACGAACGAAGGCCTGGCCTTTGGTCACGAGCTGGCTCAGGCGCTGCTGAAAATGCACTCTGCCACCAGCGATGCCCTCGAAGACGACGGCTTCCTTTTTCAGCTTTATCTGCCTGAAGGGGATGACGTCAGCGTGTTCGATCGCGCCGATGCGCTGGCGGGATGGGTAAACCACTTTTTGCTGGGTCTTGGCGTCACGCAGCCGAAGCTCGACAAAGTAACCGGCGAAACCGGGGAAGCGATTGACGACCTGCGCAATATCGCGCAGTTAGGGTATGACGAAGACGAAGATCAGGAAGAGCTGGAAATGTCGCTCGAAGAGATCATCGAATACGTGCGCGTAGCCGCTTTGCTGTGTCATGACACGTTTACGCGTCAGCAGCCGACTGCGCCGGAAGTTCGTAAACCGACTCTGCACTAA
- the zapA gene encoding cell division protein ZapA produces MSAQPVDIQIFGRSLRVNCPPEQRDALNQAADDLNQRLQDLKVRTRVTNTEQLVFIAALNISYELTQEKAKTREYAASMEQRIRMLQQTIEQALLDQGRITEKTGQNFE; encoded by the coding sequence ATGTCTGCACAACCCGTCGATATCCAAATATTTGGCCGTTCACTGCGAGTGAATTGCCCGCCTGAACAAAGGGATGCGTTGAATCAGGCTGCGGACGATCTCAATCAGCGATTGCAAGATCTAAAAGTTCGCACTAGAGTCACAAATACTGAGCAGTTGGTTTTCATCGCCGCGTTGAACATCAGCTATGAATTAACTCAGGAAAAAGCGAAGACGCGTGAGTACGCGGCGAGCATGGAACAACGTATTCGGATGCTACAACAGACCATCGAACAGGCGTTGCTTGATCAGGGTCGCATAACCGAAAAAACGGGCCAAAACTTTGAATAA
- a CDS encoding 5-formyltetrahydrofolate cyclo-ligase, giving the protein MTLLSELPLSRQEIRQLIRQRRRALTSEQQRQYGQQAATRMLSFPPVVLAHTVAVFLSFDGELDTQPLIDQLWRAGKRVYLPVLHPFSAGNLLFLHYHPHSDLVTNRLKIQEPRLDVRDVLPLSQLDVLITPLVAFDEYGQRLGMGGGFYDRTLQNWQQHKIQPVGYAHDCQRVEKLPVEEWDIPLPAVVTPSKIWAW; this is encoded by the coding sequence ATGACATTACTTTCTGAACTCCCTTTATCCCGGCAAGAAATTCGTCAACTGATTCGGCAGCGTCGTCGTGCGCTTACCTCCGAACAGCAACGACAATACGGTCAGCAAGCCGCGACCCGAATGCTCAGCTTTCCCCCTGTTGTACTCGCTCATACGGTGGCAGTATTCCTCTCGTTCGATGGCGAACTCGATACCCAGCCGCTAATAGATCAGCTGTGGCGAGCGGGCAAGCGCGTTTATCTTCCGGTTCTTCATCCCTTCAGCGCCGGTAATTTGCTGTTCCTACACTATCATCCGCATAGCGACCTGGTAACCAATCGCTTAAAGATCCAGGAACCACGACTTGATGTACGTGACGTATTACCGCTGTCACAGCTGGATGTACTGATTACGCCGCTAGTGGCGTTTGATGAATATGGGCAACGCCTGGGCATGGGCGGCGGATTTTATGACCGCACGTTACAAAACTGGCAGCAGCATAAGATCCAGCCCGTAGGCTACGCGCACGATTGTCAGCGAGTAGAAAAGCTGCCTGTTGAAGAATGGGATATCCCGCTGCCTGCGGTGGTGACGCCGTCCAAAATTTGGGCGTGGTAG
- the serA gene encoding phosphoglycerate dehydrogenase, with protein sequence MAKVSLEKDKIKFLLVEGVHQKALESLRAAGYTNIEFHKGALDTEQLKESIRDAHFIGLRSRTHLTEDVIDAAEKLVAIGCFCIGTNQVDLTAAAKRGIPVFNAPFSNTRSVAELVIGELLLLLRGVPEANAKAHRGVWNKLATGSFEARGKKLGIIGYGHIGTQLGILAESLGMHVYFYDIENKLPLGNATQVQHLSDLLNMSDVVSLHVPENASTKNLMGAREIALMKPGALLINAARGTVVDIPALCDALATKHLAGAAIDVFPTEPATNSDPFTSPLCDFDNVILTPHIGGSTLEAQENIGLEVAGKLTKYSDNGSTLSAVNFPEVSLPLHGGRRLMHIHENRPGVLTALNQIFAEQGVNIAAQYLQTSAQVGYVVIDIEADEDVAEKALLAMKALPGTIRARLLY encoded by the coding sequence ATGGCAAAGGTATCACTGGAGAAAGATAAGATTAAATTTCTGCTGGTAGAAGGCGTGCATCAAAAAGCACTCGAGAGCCTTCGTGCAGCAGGTTATACCAACATCGAGTTTCACAAAGGCGCTCTGGACACTGAACAACTGAAAGAGTCTATCCGTGATGCCCACTTCATTGGTCTGCGATCCCGTACCCATCTGACTGAAGATGTGATTGACGCCGCAGAGAAACTGGTCGCGATTGGCTGCTTCTGTATCGGCACCAACCAGGTTGATCTGACCGCTGCGGCAAAGCGCGGGATCCCCGTGTTTAACGCGCCATTCTCTAACACGCGTTCCGTTGCGGAACTGGTGATTGGCGAACTGCTTCTCCTGCTACGCGGTGTACCCGAAGCGAACGCCAAAGCACACCGCGGCGTGTGGAACAAACTGGCTACCGGCTCCTTTGAAGCGCGTGGCAAAAAACTGGGGATCATCGGCTACGGCCACATTGGTACTCAGCTAGGCATTCTGGCGGAATCGCTGGGGATGCATGTCTATTTCTATGATATTGAAAATAAACTCCCACTCGGCAACGCCACGCAGGTGCAGCATCTTTCCGACCTGCTCAATATGAGCGACGTGGTCAGTTTGCACGTACCGGAAAATGCCTCTACCAAAAATCTGATGGGCGCGCGTGAGATTGCGTTGATGAAACCAGGCGCGCTGCTGATTAACGCCGCACGTGGTACGGTTGTTGATATTCCTGCGCTGTGCGACGCGTTAGCGACCAAGCACCTGGCAGGGGCGGCAATCGACGTATTCCCAACCGAGCCGGCAACCAACAGCGATCCTTTCACTTCGCCGCTGTGTGATTTCGACAACGTGATCCTGACGCCGCACATTGGTGGTTCAACGCTGGAAGCGCAGGAAAACATCGGTCTGGAAGTGGCTGGGAAACTGACCAAGTATTCCGATAACGGCTCTACGCTGTCTGCAGTTAACTTCCCGGAAGTTTCGCTGCCGCTACACGGCGGTCGTCGTCTGATGCACATTCACGAAAACCGTCCGGGCGTACTGACCGCGCTGAACCAGATTTTTGCCGAGCAGGGCGTCAACATTGCCGCACAGTATCTGCAGACTTCCGCACAGGTAGGTTACGTGGTTATTGATATTGAAGCGGATGAAGATGTGGCGGAGAAAGCGTTGCTGGCGATGAAAGCCCTCCCGGGTACCATTCGCGCTCGTCTGCTGTACTGA
- the rpiA gene encoding ribose-5-phosphate isomerase RpiA, which yields MTQDELKKAVGWAALQYVQPGTIVGVGTGSTAAHFIDALGTMKGQIEGAVSSSDASTEKLKSLGIHVFDLNEVDSLGVYVDGADEINGHMQMIKGGGAALTREKIIASVAKKFICIADASKEVDILGNFPLPVEVIPMARSAVARQLVKLGGRPEYRQGVVTDNGNVILDVHGLEILDAVAMENAINAIPGVVTVGLFANRGADVALIGTPDGVKTIVK from the coding sequence ATGACGCAGGATGAACTGAAAAAAGCAGTAGGATGGGCGGCACTTCAGTATGTACAGCCCGGTACCATTGTGGGCGTAGGTACAGGTTCAACAGCCGCACACTTTATTGATGCGCTGGGCACAATGAAAGGTCAGATTGAAGGTGCTGTGTCCAGTTCGGACGCTTCAACCGAAAAACTCAAAAGCCTTGGCATCCACGTGTTCGATCTTAACGAAGTTGATAGTCTCGGCGTATACGTGGACGGCGCGGATGAAATCAACGGCCACATGCAGATGATCAAGGGCGGCGGTGCAGCGTTGACCCGTGAAAAAATCATTGCTTCCGTGGCGAAGAAATTTATCTGCATCGCGGATGCGTCCAAAGAAGTCGACATTCTCGGCAACTTCCCGCTGCCGGTTGAAGTGATCCCAATGGCGCGCAGCGCTGTGGCTCGCCAGTTGGTGAAGCTGGGTGGTCGTCCTGAATACCGTCAGGGCGTAGTGACGGACAACGGCAACGTGATCCTTGATGTACACGGTCTGGAGATCCTTGACGCCGTGGCCATGGAAAACGCCATCAATGCGATTCCGGGCGTGGTAACCGTCGGTCTGTTTGCCAACCGTGGTGCGGATGTCGCGCTGATCGGTACCCCAGACGGCGTGAAAACTATCGTAAAATGA
- the argP gene encoding DNA-binding transcriptional regulator ArgP, with protein sequence MKRPDYRTLQALDAVIRERGFERAAQKLCITQSAVSQRIKQLENMFGQPLLVRTVPPRPTEQGQKLLALLRQVELLEDEWLGDEQTGSTPLLLSLAVNADSLATWLLPALAPVLANSPIRLNLQVEDETRTQERLRRGEVVGAVSIQHQALPSCLVDKLGALDYLFVGSKPFAERYFPNGVTRSALLKAPAVAFDHLDDMHQAFLQQNFDLPPGSVPCHIVNSSEAFVQLARQGTTCCMIPHLQIEKELESGELIDLTPGLFQRRMLYWHRFAPESRMMRNVTDALLEYGHKVLRQD encoded by the coding sequence ATGAAACGTCCGGACTACAGAACACTACAAGCACTGGATGCGGTTATTCGTGAACGAGGATTTGAGCGCGCGGCGCAAAAGCTGTGCATCACGCAATCCGCGGTTTCACAGCGCATAAAACAGCTTGAGAATATGTTCGGACAACCGCTGCTGGTGCGTACCGTACCACCACGCCCAACCGAACAGGGGCAGAAACTACTGGCACTTTTGCGTCAGGTTGAACTGCTGGAAGACGAGTGGCTGGGTGATGAACAAACCGGATCGACGCCGCTGCTGCTCTCACTGGCAGTGAACGCCGACAGTCTGGCGACCTGGTTGCTTCCGGCGTTAGCCCCGGTACTGGCCAATTCACCGATTCGGCTGAATCTGCAGGTTGAGGATGAAACGCGCACCCAGGAACGTCTGCGTCGTGGTGAAGTGGTCGGTGCGGTGAGTATCCAACATCAGGCGCTGCCAAGCTGTCTGGTGGATAAACTTGGCGCGCTGGACTACCTGTTTGTTGGCTCCAAACCTTTCGCCGAACGTTATTTCCCTAACGGCGTCACCCGCTCCGCCCTGCTGAAAGCCCCGGCGGTAGCGTTTGACCATCTTGATGATATGCACCAGGCGTTCCTACAACAAAACTTCGACCTGCCGCCGGGCAGCGTGCCGTGCCACATCGTTAACTCGTCTGAAGCCTTCGTCCAGTTGGCGCGTCAGGGCACCACCTGCTGCATGATCCCGCACTTACAGATTGAGAAAGAGCTGGAAAGCGGCGAGCTGATCGACTTAACGCCAGGTCTGTTCCAGCGTCGGATGCTGTACTGGCACCGTTTTGCACCGGAAAGCCGCATGATGCGCAACGTTACCGACGCGCTGCTGGAATACGGGCACAAGGTGTTGCGTCAGGATTAA